Proteins co-encoded in one Acipenser ruthenus chromosome 3, fAciRut3.2 maternal haplotype, whole genome shotgun sequence genomic window:
- the LOC117435341 gene encoding protein disulfide-isomerase TMX3-like, whose amino-acid sequence MTVKISLFYAAAVCTAVVSAFVEELDDSFKDSRMGDTWLIDFYAPWCGHCKKLEPVWHEVGAEMRSSGSPVRVGKIDATAYSSVASELGVRGYPTIKLLKGDLAYNYRGPRTKDDIIEFANRVAGPVVRSLPSQQMFEHVQKRHNVLFLYVGGESPLKEKYIEVASELIVYTYFFSALEEVLPKHVTLQELPAVLVFKDGTYFVYDEYEDGDLSSWINKERFQGYLHIDGFTLYELEDTGKLVGIAVIDDKNPSEESIRLKSLIQTVAKDYREHFNRDFQFGHMDGNDYINSLIMDEVTVPTIIVLNTSNQQYFLPSQPIEHIEDLVQFINEVLDGTAQAQGGDGILQRIKRVIYDAKSTVVSVIKSSPLLGCFLFGLPLGVISIMCYGICTADSDDGSEEVELLKREGRDQELTDEGSEEELEDGNDEQQPESGAEYSDEECEEKTSTEKKTD is encoded by the exons ATGACAGTAAAGATCAGTTTGTTCTATGCAG CCGCTGTTTGCACTGCAGTGGTCTCGGCTTTTGTAGAAGAGCTGGATGACTC ctttaaGGATTCAAGAATGGGTGATACTTGGTTAATAGAT TTCTATGCTCCTTGGTGTGGCCACTGCAAGAAACTGGAGCCCGTGTGGCACGAGGTGGGGGCTGAAATGCGCAGTTCTGGTTCACCTGTGCGAGTTGGGAAGATAGATGCTACTGCTTATTCCA GTGTTGCCTCAGAACTTGGAGTACGTGGTTATCCAACTATAAAACT GTTGAAGGGAGACTTGGCTTACAATTACAGAGGACCAAGAACCAAAGACGACATAATAGAATTTGCTAATAGAGTAGCAGG GCCAGTTGTTCGTTCACTTCCCAGCCAACAGATGTTTGAACATGTGCAAAAGAGACACAATGTGCTTTTTCTTTATGTTGGTGGAGAATCACCATTAAAG GAGAAGTACATTGAAGTGGCATCAGAGTTGATTGTGTACACATATTTCTTTTCTGCTTTAGAGGAAGTTTTGCCTAAG CATGTGACATTACAAGAGTTACCTGCTGTGTTGGTCTTCAAGGATGGAACATACTTTGTTTATGATG aatatgAAGATGGTGATTTATCTTCCTGGATAAATAAGGAGAGATTTCAAGGATATCTACACATTGATGGCTTTACTTTATATGAACTTGAAGATACAG GGAAATTGGTGGGAATTGCAGTCATTGATGATAAAAATCCATCTGAGGAGAGCATTAG attgAAATCACTAATTCAAACAGTAGCTAAGGACTACAGGGAGCACTTCAATAG GGACTTCCAGTTTGGCCATATGGATGGGAATGATTACATTAACAGCCTAATTATGGA tgaagTGACTGTGCCAACAATCATTGTGCTCAATACATCCAACCAGCAGTACTTCCTTCCGAGTCAGCCGATTGAACACATTGAGGACCTAGTTCAGTTTATAAACGAAGTCCTAGATGGCACAGCACAG gcACAAGGTGGTGATGGCATTCTTCAGCGCATCAAAAGAGTTATTTATGATGCAAAGTCCACAGTAGTT TCTGTCATCAAGAGCTCTCCTCTTCTCGGATGCTTTCTCTTTGGTCTGCctctgggtgtcatcagcatcaTGTGCTATGGAATCTGTACAGCCGATTCGGATGACGGCTCGGAGGAAGTAGAGCTCTTGAAGAGGGAAGGCAGAGATCAAGAACTGACAGACGAGGGAAGTGAGGAGGAACTTGAAGATGGCAATGACGAACAGCAGCCAGAGAGTGGAGCTGAGTACAGCGATGAGGAGTGTGAAGAAAAAacctcaacagaaaagaaaactGATTAA